The window TACAAAAGAAACCATctttgcaacaatttaaaaagttCATATttacaaatattacaaaaatacaaaatggatgCAAGTCCATAAACCATTGTCTCTTCTGCCAGCATGAACTGGTGATAGTACCAAAATAGTTACACTGTAACCttcttaattggttttttttttaaacttttaagtCATAACCTACAGTATTTCTCTAAATCTGCCACAATTGCAGCAAATGCACTCTATCAGTGACCTTTGGCAAATGCAAACATATGCTTTATTTGCTTCAGCTGATCCATATTCTCTATGATGccacaatattaaaatagaaaagaaaaaatgttatTGAAAGAAAAGATCAAACAAACAGCTGCATAACTTCAAAAACCATTCTTGTAACATCAGTGCAAACAACATAATTGCAAGTTGGAATGATGGCTCACAAATTACTTACGTGTTTATACCCTGTTTCAAGATGGGATGTGTTTTGAGGGCTCTGAAGACACTACTTGtgagcacaatcctatgcatgtttacttggaagtaagtcccactgcattcaatggggcatgctcccaggaaagtgtgcataagattgttGACAGGGTGTTTTTATCTCCAAATTTTTTCACCCTGGTCCGGAGATCTATGCACTCATACACAGGCAAGGAGCTATTGCTAGTTATTCCCATTAACGTCAATGAAAGGGCATCACTGTGTGCAAAAAGTGATGCCCCATCCTCAGTTCTAATGGGAGCAACCCTTGCGGGCAGCAGAGCTCCATTTGCCAACCACCTATTGCTGAATCAGGGGTTGTTtgccaatatatatattttaaagtggaTTTACAATCCATCTTCATTTGGGCTTTTAATCTgataaatagaaaatagaaacactTTGTCATAGATTTTTGAGTAAACAAAATAAGTTTTTTATATGATAGTTTTGTGAGCATTACATAAGAAGGTGTTTCACTGCCTTCTAATTCAAGttgcatgtatttttttaaatatatctctCTATATTTATATAGCTCTCTGTGTTATCAATACGAAATCATTAAATGCCTTGGATTGTTATCCACAATGGAGGCTTTTGCCAGCCTCAATGCACTGTGGATGGCACCTACAAGACTGACATCTTGGAGAAACCAATTCAGCTGTTTTCTATAACAGTTTTGCTATAAAacacattaatatttttttaacaaatgaaTTTGGCACTTGGATCCTAAACACGTGGTGGTGATATTTCTGCCTGTGACACTGAAGCAATGCCATTGGTGATGCTCCATTGTTAGCACCAAGAGTTAAGACTCAGTTGTCTTAGCATCAGGAGTTTGTAAGGGTACTCTGGCAGTAATTGAAAAGTAGCCTCAAATGGCACTTGTGCCTCCCGTATCAAATTTATTatattgttcttttcttttttaaaactacatGAATCTTGTCAACCCACTAATGCATTCTACTTCACTTGCTTTTTGACCACTTTTTAGAGCTTGCTTAGTAGCTctattaggctgcaatcctgaatacatttcctgggagtaagtcccattgaactttatgggacttacttctgacacaacatgcataggattgcgccATTAGACTTGCTTGTAATTCTAACACCTCTCTATTACACATTCCTACCAAACATTTAGGTTTGGTTTTGCTTACAGCAGTCTAGATCCTAAATGTCTGCCCCAGCGTATCTGCCTACTCCACCTCCATAACATCTCTGCAGTGTGCCAGAATGTTGTCATAGTGACGACATACCGGCTCTGAAGTGCAGATGGCCCATCCTAAATCTTTATTTGCCAGCATGGCAAATTTTAGAATTGGGCCAGAGATTTCCTGTCCTCACTAGTCTTTTTACACACATGCTTACCATTCATCTTTTGCCACACTGGAGGACTATAGGAAAACCTAAAAAAGGAAAACCTTGTATATTTTTCATGAGCCTCTGATTAAGATGAACTTCAACAATTTGTGACTAATTTTGAATGTAATTATTTGCTCAGTCATTTCAACTACAAACAATATTTCTTTAAGCTTATCCTTATGAGCAAACTAAAAAATAATCCTCCCTCTGCTTTCCACTCCTTCTAAATTCCTAGTAAAACTTATTTCTGCTTGAAGCCAACTTACTTGTAGACTTACTAGTGACTATCAACTTAATTCTGCCATTTGATTCAATCTGTACTGCACAACACATTCCTCCTTAAAACTGCCCTCAGCACTAAACCTTCCTGCATTTGTATTCCACAGTTAATATCAATGGACTGCATTTTAGAAAACAGGGCCTGAATGTCTATTTGATTTTGGAGTCTATTGCAATGGGGAAACTGATGCATCTATGCAAAATATTCTATTCTAAAAATAGTGACATTGTTTTGTGCATatgagtgtttgtttttttaaacccctgTTGTACTTGATCTCATATCAATTTGTTTTTGCTCCTAGTTTTCCGACAAGAAAATTCAAGTAACTTCAAGTAATCCAGCTTTTGTTTCCCTGCCTTCATCTATTCAAAGTATTTGCTTGGATTCcttttccaccccacccactaTATATTCCCACCCTGTTAAGCGTTTCTGGTAAAGCCAGGACCAAAAGAAACTGAGCTGTATGTGGCTGGCATAATAGACCAAAGAACTTCCCCATTCCAAGTTTAGTAAGCTATATAAAGTATGCATACATACACCTATTTCTCAGCTATTTTTTTTTCACAGTGTCATTTTCTAAATATATAGGTAGCATGAATGTTGTCCGCACAAAGCTTCACTGAAAAGTTGTTACACAATTTTATTGATGAATCAAGAGCATTTGTTGCATGCTTAATAGTTATTTACTTTATGAACATGAAACTAATCTTGTTTCAAGATTTACGTTACCAGGTTATGACTAGGTCACCCAACAGCCTAGTAGTAGTAATATGAAAACATTTTCTTATGCTTGCCTCCTCTTTACAGTCATTGTTCAAATTAAGTGTCAAACATCAGAGTAAAGTCTGACAGCTGATATTTTGCATTTAGAAgagggggaggtgtttgttttcCTATTTAAAGTGTGCTTTTTACCCGAAcaattgttcttgttgttgttgttgtcattatggTTATGGAGGCACTGGAAACTTAAATCTGTttaacagtcgtggcttcccccaagaaATCCTGGAGTTGTAGTTGTGTGATGGGGCTAAGAATCTCTATGGCATGTGTGGGCAACCTTTGGACTGTTGAGTCCCTGCCCCCCCTTCTGAATTTTGCTGTTTACATGCAAAGGGAGACACACAGAGGGAATCATCTTTGTGAGCCTTCCTTGCTATATAAATTGCACTCCCCATAGGCTGCCATATACGATGGGGAGGAAGATGTCTGGGAAGAGACAATAGGATTAACTTGATTTATGAGACTGATATTATTCTCATTTTACCAACTGTGGTCTGTCTGACTACACTTCTCTAGATTCTTGGCAGGGGATTGGGAGAAGCCTCAACTGCAAATCTGGTTTATAAACAGTTTGTATTTGTAGTGCCTGACAATAAGCCTCTTGCCACAAGCTGCTCTTCGAAATTAGCTTGCTTGGAACAGCACTTTTGGAAAGAAAATTGATCAGATAATATCAAATTAATATTATAGTAATATTTTATTCAGATTTTCCCAAATTAAAGGGTTAAATTTGTGTTAGAGGCttatcattattctattataaGTGGTAGATATGTAAATTATGTTTGATATTAAAATTGTATTCACAGAATACAGTCAGTAcctttttaaatccattttttgTCTTTCAACAAGGTTACCGTTTGCCACCAACCATTTCTCTCTCTGATAATTCTATTTACATGTTTATCAAAAATATGGATATGTACATCTGTTTTGTTCATTTCTTCTAAATTTTGTTTCTGTtcattttaatgtaaaaaaataCCAATTCCTCAAGCAATTTAATGTTTTTTCCCTAGGGAAGCACAACAGTGAAGGTAATGTTTTTGATCCTAAATGACATCTTTGGAGGGGCAGAGGGAATTCTGAAAACTGGATAATGTAAATCTACATTGACAATGAGAAACATGAAgacaaatgaaatgaaagttaACCATTTAGTAAATTTCTACTTATAGAAAAATGTGAAGTAATAAATAGCTACAGATCATCTTCTCATGTCCCAGTCTCTTAAGCAACCCTTAGCATTTTCAAGCATCAATATTGCCCTGCATGGTATTTGACTGCTACAGAATTGGCCTTTTATATTCAGGTGAGCCAAGTGATTTCAGAGTCCTCCCATTTAACAGTCAGAAGTGTGCTCTGGCCCAGGTGTAGCCTATGTGGAACTCTGAGAAGATCGATCATCATGAGGACTCCCGTCGGAATTCTCAGTTTCTCCTTCGGAAATGGCTTGCATCGGGGTGTTGTACAGTCTGCAGCGGACACTGTAGCGGCTACTGCTGGCTGCAGGGGGTGCCCGTGACCGCCCCACTCGTGAAGATGCTGATGTTGGAAAGCTTTTTGAGGCAAACCCTTCTGCATTCATTCTCGGAgtagaaggagagagaggagctAATGCCTCGGCACTTGATGAGGCTTGGGGAGACTCATCAGCATTTTGAAGAGCATCCCCAATTAGTTCTCCAGGAGATTTGGGTGAAATAGGGCTCTTTAGTATCTCTGTGGCGGACATCCTGTAGCTAGAATCAGACCGGCTACCCTTTTTCAGGAGCAGCAGTTTGAATTCTTCATTAGATGTGTTGGACTTTTTGGCATTCCTGTAAATAAGCCCAGGAGATCGCTGGCTGCTTGCTGGGCTTGCTGCACCAGTTGTAGGGGTAACATTAGTTGAAGCCACAGGTGATGTGTTGCTGGCACTAGAAGACACGCTGCTAGTACTAGATGAAGCTCTCAATCTGTTCCTTGCAGAAACCTCTCCAGAGTCCTTTCTTCCAAGAACTTTCCTTTTTGAGCTgtaatggggagggaagaagccATCATATTCACAGCTTTGATACCTATAACATACTATTTTTGCTGAGCAAGATCACAAGATATTTGCAATTATATAGACAGTAAACAGTGTCCTCTATAAAGCTGAACTATATTAATATATTTACCAGTACAGTATAATGGCTTCTGCACCTGCATTTACAGGAGAAACAAATATAGGTGAGCAATGCCTAGAACAGGCTCAGAAATGACAAGGGTCAGGCTTTACTTTCAGTGGAGAGGGGGGTGAGCTTCTGACCAACATAGGAATCAGAAAATAATTTCTGTCCCACCTCAAAAACAAGTAGGGGGTGGGGAGACCTAGCAGTGCTATTGCAGATCTCATacatatatgcagtgctttttaccttaaaaaatgtttagggatactctcattttcctactattgaaatactgcccctcaatgaggctaaacATATATTCAGAcattgtttaggggtatgcgtacccctgcgtccccccagaaaaaagcacttcatATATGTGCATATGTCCATGCATTTACACAGCCCTCATGTAGTCTTCAGAGCAGGTCTTAACAGCAACTGGAAGAGGTTTTATTGCATATCCGCCATGTCTCCACCAGGTTTGGAAAGTCAGCCTCTCTCATTCCTGTTTCCTCTCTTGACTACTACATGGACCTGTTGATCCAATTTTTCCTTCGCCCTGTCCTCAGTTTTAACTCCCAGTAACAAGGTTATTGCTCATAAATGACAACTAGAAAAACATAAATGAAGCATATCATGAAGACCATTACAAACACTCCTGTGCAGTGGATTGAAGAATCCACATTTCAAAGCTAGTAGTTTATCACCGCTGCTCTGAATAGTTGATTGATTTACTTTAGGTCTATTCCTATTCACGGGCGtcgcgagggggggggggcggtccgtcCTGgtttccagggaagggggggtgagaCTTGGGCTCCGCCCCGTGGCCCGTCTGGGGTCTGCCCGCCGGcgctgctatggggctgccctgtgcGATCGGCAGCTTGCGGTGCTGCCCCAtcagtgctgctttaaagcagcatggacggggaagccccaggagccggcgctccCTCGGGTTgccactggagcagcagcgccggcaggATGGATTCTCagtcggcgctgctgctccagcagcgACCAAGTGACCCGCCGTGTGAgtgccggctcctggggcttccccttccatgctgctttaaagcagcagggACGCGGGAGCCCCAGGAGCTGGCGCTCCCTTGGCGGGTTGCTGCTGGAGCAACACCGCCGGCGGGAtggacagtctgtcctgacgcatgcgtcgtgatgtcacgacgcatgcgtgaagacgccccgcccccaggggggtgcctccgcacggcaatgccgccccaggcacccaagaGGCTCCCTACGCCTCTGTTCCTATTGCCATGAAAATAGCACAGTTGCTTTTTTTAATAACCCTAAAACAAGCTTACCGGTGAATAACTGCAAATAGATCCTCTGTTGTTCGAGGCTTATTTGGAGACACAAAAGCTTCTTCTGCTTCAGCTTGAGAATCTTCACTTAAGGGTGAGAATATGGAATCATCACTTGGGGAAGATTCttcaaaacaaaaagagaagacCTACTGAGACTTAATCAAACACTTTCTCACACATTACAATAGAGCTGGTTAATGTAATCTACTTTCTCAATAATTAATGGAGCTGCTAGTATAATGACAGGCACTAGACAATCTAGTCTAAATATTGGATGTTCTGTCAAAATAATGCTTAGTTATAAAGGGTTACTGCTCCTTTCACAGCTGAACTGAagtaaaaagaaatgcaaattcattcctacacacatatatatttctgCAAAGCATGGTAGgttttcctctcttctctctgctGAAAAGTATTGGCAAAgctccattaaaataaatggagctGTCAGCTGGCTGATCTCTGTGAACTGCCACCACAGAAAGCCATCTCActcaaacagaacaaaaatagtTACGAACGTACCTTTTAAGACATCATCATCTGGGGTCCTTTGTGACTCAGCTGCTCTGCTGTCACTCTCATCAGAGGCACTTTTGGTTGGAATACCTGACACAATTTCGTTTTCCTGCTCAGGTGATTTTTCACTGAGTGAATCTACAGTTGAGATCTCTGATTCATAGCTGATATTCCCAGGCACTTTGTCATCATGTTGACTTGGATCAAGCCGATGCTTTAGCTGATGACTAATGTCTTTTCCTCCACCTATGGGGCCAGACTGGGACATAGTTTCATGTATAGGTTCGTATTCCAACTTTTGTTCACGGTATGCAGGTAATTCTTGCTGAAGCTGCACAAGGTCAAGACTCCTCTCCTGCTCTGATCCATAAGTGGGTTTTTTCCCAATAGAATTGCTTGAAAGGTCATCTGAGCCTTGTGGAAACGGTTCAGCAGAACTGCCACAGGCTTTATTTAGTGTACTCTCTAGTAAAAACTCATGAACCCGATGCATTTGATCTGTTACATATTTAGCTGTTGGAGCACCCATATTTCCTGAGCTCACCATCTGTTTGCAGGTATTCTTTTCACTGAAAGACAAACTGTTAGCCATGTGAAGTTGTTCTGGGGTTATCTGTACTGGAGAGACATCAACATAGGACACAATGGCCTCTTCCATGGAATATTGACGTGATATTTGCTTCTTGCTTACATGTGGCTTCATTTTACCAGAAATGGCAGTAACCATTAAAGTGTTTCCTTGAACATGGAGCTCTGTATGATCTTTTTGTTTCACTTCTTCAGGCTTATTAATGGATCGAAGATGTACAGACTTCAGAACTGAAGGTGTGATAGCAAGGGCTGGTGGAGGACTGGAGTTCAGTGCTTCTTCTACCATACTTGGTTTATTGTAATTAAAAGCATGCAGTTGGTGTCTGTGAGCATATGGTTTATTCAAGACATTATGAAGAGCACTTAGGTCAAGATGAGTAGGAGGTATAACTGGAAGTTCTAGATCTTTGTTTAGAGATATGTTGCCATCTTTAGAAGAAGGCTGTTGTAATGAGGACTTCCTTTCTGGTACCTTTGGCTTTCTTTTACTCCCCCCTGGGGATAAGGGCCCAGAAAAGAAAGCTGTAGGAAAAGATGATGTTGGTGTTTCAGACTGACTTGAGTAACCACTTGAAGGAGAAGCTAAACCAGCCAACTTTTCCGGGGAAGCCAATTTGAACTCGTTCTcaacagaagggagggagggagtggtggCTCTTGATCCAGACTGTGACGTTTGCGATTCAGAACTTTCGGGCGACTTTATGCATTCTATGACTGTAGTACCCGTAGCAGTGCTAGAATTGGATAAAGACCTATAAGGGTCGTTCGATTTCAAGTCATTTAAAAGCCAGAGATCTGCATAGTGAGATTGTTCAGCACCTTCGTCTTTAAAGGATGGGATGTCCATGGTGTCAAATGGAGGGTCTTTTAATCCGTTCTCATCCTGATTATCCCAGGCGAGTTCCTGCTTGCTTGGCAGACTAGTGTTTTCTGCTCTCAAAGGTGTGTTTGAAAACTCGAGGGGCAGCTTCATTTCCCTGGAAGTATGAGGCATGTGCTGCTGCCCACTGCTTATCTTTGGTTCTTTCTTCTCAGGAAGATCTATGCTGCTGTCAGATTTCCTTAAAGATGAACTGCGTTTTGGTGGGGCTGGCTTTGCCTTTGGTTTCTTTAGAGagatgctctgctttccttgcctCCTATGGTTTACGTAATCCTGCCAGGTGCAGTTAGTGAGATTGGAAGCAATGCTTGCATTCTGGCCACTCTCGGAGCCCACAGCTGCATAGTTACAAATATAACTTTTAGTTCCCTTGAGACCACAGTCAAAGTGCATGGAGGTATAATAGCCTTCAGTGTCAACTGAAAAGTGTGAGCTACTGTCTGCTTTGTCAGATGGTGTCTTCTCTATAAAACTATCGTATGTGGCCATGCTTGTAAAACTTGGACATCCCAGACTGTCTGTCTTGGGGCGTTCAGGGCTGAAATCCTGGCGGCAGGATGCATCGTGGTGATGAAGCAAGAAATTCCATTCACTGTCACTCGTGTTGCTGTTATTAGGGTCATCGAGTAGGTCCGCTACAGTGGAAGTGAAAGAACTTGTCCTGTGTCCTCTAACCTTATCTAGCTGATCACTGTAGTGTTCGGTTATGAAGACACTAGAATCTTCATTGGCGTTAGGGGCAATGTTCAGGGATAATTCTGAATCACAGTGTGAA of the Lacerta agilis isolate rLacAgi1 chromosome 4, rLacAgi1.pri, whole genome shotgun sequence genome contains:
- the NHS gene encoding Nance-Horan syndrome protein isoform X6 gives rise to the protein MALGCCLLKNAAVSNLDAESKLSVYYRAPWHQQRNIFLPSTRPACVAELHRHAKQNLRALRKEQRNWSGNREQKILGQISVVASPFPSLPVTYTQKNKETKNHPLLKFYSTRSHSPTECCHMTPWSRKSHPPEEEDTDVMLGQRPKNPIHNVPSTLDKHTNWSKALPLPTPEEKMKQDAQVISSCIIPINVTGVGFDREASIRCSLVHSQSVLQRRRKLRRRKTISGIPRRVQQEIDSDESPVARERNVIVHANPDFSNNVNRRSGTRDSECQTEEILIAAPSRRRIRAQRGQSVVASLSHSAGNILVLTDNGDPMFTTSVSNRIRSRSLPREGARVNEGDHNSGAKMSAYDAEHFLASQERISTKSKDVINTQCSQEHHPIGLTCSQHLHSPDCNSNERGRSRLSRMADSGSCDISSNSDTFGSPIHSISTAGVLLSSHMDQKDDHQSSSGNWSGSSSTCPSQTSETIPPAASPPLTGSSHCDSELSLNIAPNANEDSSVFITEHYSDQLDKVRGHRTSSFTSTVADLLDDPNNSNTSDSEWNFLLHHHDASCRQDFSPERPKTDSLGCPSFTSMATYDSFIEKTPSDKADSSSHFSVDTEGYYTSMHFDCGLKGTKSYICNYAAVGSESGQNASIASNLTNCTWQDYVNHRRQGKQSISLKKPKAKPAPPKRSSSLRKSDSSIDLPEKKEPKISSGQQHMPHTSREMKLPLEFSNTPLRAENTSLPSKQELAWDNQDENGLKDPPFDTMDIPSFKDEGAEQSHYADLWLLNDLKSNDPYRSLSNSSTATGTTVIECIKSPESSESQTSQSGSRATTPSLPSVENEFKLASPEKLAGLASPSSGYSSQSETPTSSFPTAFFSGPLSPGGSKRKPKVPERKSSLQQPSSKDGNISLNKDLELPVIPPTHLDLSALHNVLNKPYAHRHQLHAFNYNKPSMVEEALNSSPPPALAITPSVLKSVHLRSINKPEEVKQKDHTELHVQGNTLMVTAISGKMKPHVSKKQISRQYSMEEAIVSYVDVSPVQITPEQLHMANSLSFSEKNTCKQMVSSGNMGAPTAKYVTDQMHRVHEFLLESTLNKACGSSAEPFPQGSDDLSSNSIGKKPTYGSEQERSLDLVQLQQELPAYREQKLEYEPIHETMSQSGPIGGGKDISHQLKHRLDPSQHDDKVPGNISYESEISTVDSLSEKSPEQENEIVSGIPTKSASDESDSRAAESQRTPDDDVLKESSPSDDSIFSPLSEDSQAEAEEAFVSPNKPRTTEDLFAVIHRSKRKVLGRKDSGEVSARNRLRASSSTSSVSSSASNTSPVASTNVTPTTGAASPASSQRSPGLIYRNAKKSNTSNEEFKLLLLKKGSRSDSSYRMSATEILKSPISPKSPGELIGDALQNADESPQASSSAEALAPLSPSTPRMNAEGFASKSFPTSASSRVGRSRAPPAASSSRYSVRCRLYNTPMQAISEGETENSDGSPHDDRSSQSST
- the NHS gene encoding Nance-Horan syndrome protein isoform X5; amino-acid sequence: MGKSQCKLQRYPRRRHTAVSNLDAESKLSVYYRAPWHQQRNIFLPSTRPACVAELHRHAKQNLRALRKEQRNWSGNREQKILGQISVVASPFPSLPVTYTQKNKETKNHPLLKFYSTRSHSPTECCHMTPWSRKSHPPEEEDTDVMLGQRPKNPIHNVPSTLDKHTNWSKALPLPTPEEKMKQDAQVISSCIIPINVTGVGFDREASIRCSLVHSQSVLQRRRKLRRRKTISGIPRRVQQEIDSDESPVARERNVIVHANPDFSNNVNRRSGTRDSECQTEEILIAAPSRRRIRAQRGQSVVASLSHSAGNILVLTDNGDPMFTTSVSNRIRSRSLPREGARVNEGDHNSGAKMSAYDAEHFLASQERISTKSKDVINTQCSQEHHPIGLTCSQHLHSPDCNSNERGRSRLSRMADSGSCDISSNSDTFGSPIHSISTAGVLLSSHMDQKDDHQSSSGNWSGSSSTCPSQTSETIPPAASPPLTGSSHCDSELSLNIAPNANEDSSVFITEHYSDQLDKVRGHRTSSFTSTVADLLDDPNNSNTSDSEWNFLLHHHDASCRQDFSPERPKTDSLGCPSFTSMATYDSFIEKTPSDKADSSSHFSVDTEGYYTSMHFDCGLKGTKSYICNYAAVGSESGQNASIASNLTNCTWQDYVNHRRQGKQSISLKKPKAKPAPPKRSSSLRKSDSSIDLPEKKEPKISSGQQHMPHTSREMKLPLEFSNTPLRAENTSLPSKQELAWDNQDENGLKDPPFDTMDIPSFKDEGAEQSHYADLWLLNDLKSNDPYRSLSNSSTATGTTVIECIKSPESSESQTSQSGSRATTPSLPSVENEFKLASPEKLAGLASPSSGYSSQSETPTSSFPTAFFSGPLSPGGSKRKPKVPERKSSLQQPSSKDGNISLNKDLELPVIPPTHLDLSALHNVLNKPYAHRHQLHAFNYNKPSMVEEALNSSPPPALAITPSVLKSVHLRSINKPEEVKQKDHTELHVQGNTLMVTAISGKMKPHVSKKQISRQYSMEEAIVSYVDVSPVQITPEQLHMANSLSFSEKNTCKQMVSSGNMGAPTAKYVTDQMHRVHEFLLESTLNKACGSSAEPFPQGSDDLSSNSIGKKPTYGSEQERSLDLVQLQQELPAYREQKLEYEPIHETMSQSGPIGGGKDISHQLKHRLDPSQHDDKVPGNISYESEISTVDSLSEKSPEQENEIVSGIPTKSASDESDSRAAESQRTPDDDVLKESSPSDDSIFSPLSEDSQAEAEEAFVSPNKPRTTEDLFAVIHRSKRKVLGRKDSGEVSARNRLRASSSTSSVSSSASNTSPVASTNVTPTTGAASPASSQRSPGLIYRNAKKSNTSNEEFKLLLLKKGSRSDSSYRMSATEILKSPISPKSPGELIGDALQNADESPQASSSAEALAPLSPSTPRMNAEGFASKSFPTSASSRVGRSRAPPAASSSRYSVRCRLYNTPMQAISEGETENSDGSPHDDRSSQSST
- the NHS gene encoding Nance-Horan syndrome protein isoform X8, translating into MLGQRPKNPIHNVPSTLDKHTNWSKALPLPTPEEKMKQDAQVISSCIIPINVTGVGFDREASIRCSLVHSQSVLQRRRKLRRRKTISGIPRRVQQEIDSDESPVARERNVIVHANPDFSNNVNRRSGTRDSECQTEEILIAAPSRRRIRAQRGQSVVASLSHSAGNILVLTDNGDPMFTTSVSNRIRSRSLPREGARVNEGDHNSGAKMSAYDAEHFLASQERISTKSKDVINTQCSQEHHPIGLTCSQHLHSPDCNSNERGRSRLSRMADSGSCDISSNSDTFGSPIHSISTAGVLLSSHMDQKDDHQSSSGNWSGSSSTCPSQTSETIPPAASPPLTGSSHCDSELSLNIAPNANEDSSVFITEHYSDQLDKVRGHRTSSFTSTVADLLDDPNNSNTSDSEWNFLLHHHDASCRQDFSPERPKTDSLGCPSFTSMATYDSFIEKTPSDKADSSSHFSVDTEGYYTSMHFDCGLKGTKSYICNYAAVGSESGQNASIASNLTNCTWQDYVNHRRQGKQSISLKKPKAKPAPPKRSSSLRKSDSSIDLPEKKEPKISSGQQHMPHTSREMKLPLEFSNTPLRAENTSLPSKQELAWDNQDENGLKDPPFDTMDIPSFKDEGAEQSHYADLWLLNDLKSNDPYRSLSNSSTATGTTVIECIKSPESSESQTSQSGSRATTPSLPSVENEFKLASPEKLAGLASPSSGYSSQSETPTSSFPTAFFSGPLSPGGSKRKPKVPERKSSLQQPSSKDGNISLNKDLELPVIPPTHLDLSALHNVLNKPYAHRHQLHAFNYNKPSMVEEALNSSPPPALAITPSVLKSVHLRSINKPEEVKQKDHTELHVQGNTLMVTAISGKMKPHVSKKQISRQYSMEEAIVSYVDVSPVQITPEQLHMANSLSFSEKNTCKQMVSSGNMGAPTAKYVTDQMHRVHEFLLESTLNKACGSSAEPFPQGSDDLSSNSIGKKPTYGSEQERSLDLVQLQQELPAYREQKLEYEPIHETMSQSGPIGGGKDISHQLKHRLDPSQHDDKVPGNISYESEISTVDSLSEKSPEQENEIVSGIPTKSASDESDSRAAESQRTPDDDVLKESSPSDDSIFSPLSEDSQAEAEEAFVSPNKPRTTEDLFAVIHRSKRKVLGRKDSGEVSARNRLRASSSTSSVSSSASNTSPVASTNVTPTTGAASPASSQRSPGLIYRNAKKSNTSNEEFKLLLLKKGSRSDSSYRMSATEILKSPISPKSPGELIGDALQNADESPQASSSAEALAPLSPSTPRMNAEGFASKSFPTSASSRVGRSRAPPAASSSRYSVRCRLYNTPMQAISEGETENSDGSPHDDRSSQSST
- the NHS gene encoding Nance-Horan syndrome protein isoform X1, producing the protein MPFAKRIVEPQWLCRRQPVASVLDEGAGGEPPPPPPPPPPQPGSSPREEPGEAAAASAATDEPEEEAAGLAVVLPADGQEKEAAALMVLDLCSLSNVALSRILRQLSDVARHACALFQEIEGEIQITQRRVRALHGRIGGVQGVIHSLDPKQEAVPVSNLDAESKLSVYYRAPWHQQRNIFLPSTRPACVAELHRHAKQNLRALRKEQRNWSGNREQKILGQISVVAPPFPSLPVTYTQKNKETKNHPLLKFYSTRSHSPTECCHMTPWSRKSHPPEEEDTDVMLGQRPKNPIHNVPSTLDKHTNWSKALPLPTPEEKMKQDAQVISSCIIPINVTGVGFDREASIRCSLVHSQSVLQRRRKLRRRKTISGIPRRVQQEIDSDESPVARERNVIVHANPDFSNNVNRRSGTRDSECQTEEILIAAPSRRRIRAQRGQSVVASLSHSAGNILVLTDNGDPMFTTSVSNRIRSRSLPREGARVNEGDHNSGAKMSAYDAEHFLASQERISTKSKDVINTQCSQEHHPIGLTCSQHLHSPDCNSNERGRSRLSRMADSGSCDISSNSDTFGSPIHSISTAGVLLSSHMDQKDDHQSSSGNWSGSSSTCPSQTSETIPPAASPPLTGSSHCDSELSLNIAPNANEDSSVFITEHYSDQLDKVRGHRTSSFTSTVADLLDDPNNSNTSDSEWNFLLHHHDASCRQDFSPERPKTDSLGCPSFTSMATYDSFIEKTPSDKADSSSHFSVDTEGYYTSMHFDCGLKGTKSYICNYAAVGSESGQNASIASNLTNCTWQDYVNHRRQGKQSISLKKPKAKPAPPKRSSSLRKSDSSIDLPEKKEPKISSGQQHMPHTSREMKLPLEFSNTPLRAENTSLPSKQELAWDNQDENGLKDPPFDTMDIPSFKDEGAEQSHYADLWLLNDLKSNDPYRSLSNSSTATGTTVIECIKSPESSESQTSQSGSRATTPSLPSVENEFKLASPEKLAGLASPSSGYSSQSETPTSSFPTAFFSGPLSPGGSKRKPKVPERKSSLQQPSSKDGNISLNKDLELPVIPPTHLDLSALHNVLNKPYAHRHQLHAFNYNKPSMVEEALNSSPPPALAITPSVLKSVHLRSINKPEEVKQKDHTELHVQGNTLMVTAISGKMKPHVSKKQISRQYSMEEAIVSYVDVSPVQITPEQLHMANSLSFSEKNTCKQMVSSGNMGAPTAKYVTDQMHRVHEFLLESTLNKACGSSAEPFPQGSDDLSSNSIGKKPTYGSEQERSLDLVQLQQELPAYREQKLEYEPIHETMSQSGPIGGGKDISHQLKHRLDPSQHDDKVPGNISYESEISTVDSLSEKSPEQENEIVSGIPTKSASDESDSRAAESQRTPDDDVLKESSPSDDSIFSPLSEDSQAEAEEAFVSPNKPRTTEDLFAVIHRSKRKVLGRKDSGEVSARNRLRASSSTSSVSSSASNTSPVASTNVTPTTGAASPASSQRSPGLIYRNAKKSNTSNEEFKLLLLKKGSRSDSSYRMSATEILKSPISPKSPGELIGDALQNADESPQASSSAEALAPLSPSTPRMNAEGFASKSFPTSASSRVGRSRAPPAASSSRYSVRCRLYNTPMQAISEGETENSDGSPHDDRSSQSST